A stretch of Myxococcus hansupus DNA encodes these proteins:
- the hprK gene encoding HPr(Ser) kinase/phosphatase has translation MKSIRISQLLEDHDYDLRLVLVAGRTGLPRTVVSSRIQKPGLALAGFTEHLHPHRVQVFGNTEISYLATLPEQRQVEALAQLFSEEELACVVVTKDLEIPQALVSACEGAGLALMKTPLLSSEFIMRVQTFLEEALTESSSLHGVLMDVFGVGILLLGKSGIGKSEIALDLVMRAHRLVADDIVDVTRRKGAVYGAGNPVIKHHMEIRGLGIINIKDLFGVAAVREQKKIELVIELQEWDPHQEYDRLGVEDRHLQIVGVDIPLSVVPVRPGRNMATIIEVAARNQLLKLQGHHSAREFAERLNRAIAEGAMRRTLGEEVE, from the coding sequence ATGAAATCCATCCGCATCTCCCAGCTCCTCGAGGACCACGACTACGACCTGCGGCTGGTGCTCGTCGCCGGCCGGACCGGGTTGCCGCGGACCGTGGTGTCCTCGCGCATCCAGAAGCCGGGGCTGGCGCTGGCGGGCTTCACCGAGCACCTCCATCCGCACCGGGTGCAGGTCTTCGGCAACACGGAAATTTCGTACCTGGCCACCCTGCCGGAGCAGCGTCAGGTCGAGGCGCTGGCGCAGCTCTTCTCCGAAGAGGAGCTCGCGTGCGTGGTGGTGACCAAGGACCTGGAGATTCCCCAGGCCCTCGTCTCCGCGTGTGAAGGCGCGGGCCTGGCGCTGATGAAGACGCCGCTCTTGTCCAGCGAGTTCATCATGCGGGTGCAGACCTTCCTGGAAGAGGCCCTCACCGAGTCCAGCAGCCTTCACGGGGTGTTGATGGATGTGTTCGGCGTGGGCATCTTGCTGCTGGGCAAGAGTGGCATCGGCAAGAGTGAGATTGCCCTGGACCTGGTGATGCGGGCCCACCGCCTGGTGGCGGACGACATCGTGGACGTCACCCGCCGCAAGGGGGCCGTCTACGGTGCTGGCAACCCCGTCATCAAACATCACATGGAGATTCGCGGCCTGGGCATCATCAACATCAAGGACCTGTTCGGCGTCGCCGCGGTCCGCGAACAAAAGAAAATCGAGCTGGTCATCGAGCTCCAGGAGTGGGACCCCCACCAGGAGTATGACCGGCTGGGCGTCGAGGACCGGCACCTGCAGATTGTGGGGGTGGACATCCCCCTGTCGGTGGTGCCCGTTCGTCCGGGCCGCAACATGGCGACCATCATTGAAGTCGCAGCCCGCAACCAGTTGCTAAAGCTACAGGGACACCACTCGGCGAGAGAGTTCGCCGAGCGGCTCAATCGGGCCATCGCCGAAGGGGCGATGCGCCGCACCCTGGGAG
- a CDS encoding histidine triad nucleotide-binding protein, translating into MSDCLFCKIRDGLIPAKVVYRDDECLAFEDINPQAPTHVLFIPRKHIATVNDISPEDRTVVGHLFTAAAKVAEERGHAAPSSGYRLVMNTHAHAGQTVFHIHLHLLAGRPLGWPPG; encoded by the coding sequence ATGTCCGACTGTCTCTTCTGCAAGATTCGCGACGGGCTCATCCCCGCCAAGGTCGTCTACCGCGACGACGAGTGCCTGGCGTTCGAGGACATCAACCCCCAGGCGCCCACCCACGTGCTGTTCATCCCCCGCAAGCACATCGCGACGGTGAACGACATCTCGCCGGAGGACCGGACCGTCGTGGGCCACCTCTTCACCGCCGCCGCCAAGGTGGCCGAGGAGCGCGGCCACGCGGCCCCGAGCAGTGGCTACCGGTTGGTGATGAACACCCACGCCCACGCTGGCCAGACGGTGTTCCACATCCACCTGCACCTGCTGGCGGGACGCCCGCTCGGCTGGCCGCCGGGCTAG